From one Reyranella humidisoli genomic stretch:
- a CDS encoding peptidoglycan-binding domain-containing protein, protein MRFAATFLGLALLAPAIAVAQSAGEVERCFQNPAACASGGGGGGAAPPAQAPAPPPAPLAARPAPAPDYTTVLNSPEPDRKKIQESLRTLDKYNGPIDGNLQSEATIKAIGEWQKGRNTPVVGKLTPQEAAQLNAEASRAPIRRLEPPPPQTAQPVPLAPARPSNADVLKALQDRLAERRKAAEPKANAAAQALVRDLKAYVAADGKGVAGDQFADFAKWYADNKAAGRTVGEITPVIDDYGDAKAGAATTIEIRFETKQGDKTYGQCLVFAWIESTPRKNPQAFGCNDVAAVEKWKTDQALKSAWR, encoded by the coding sequence ATGCGCTTCGCGGCTACGTTCCTCGGTCTCGCACTGCTCGCGCCCGCTATCGCCGTCGCGCAGAGTGCTGGCGAGGTCGAGCGCTGCTTCCAGAATCCCGCCGCCTGTGCTTCAGGCGGCGGAGGCGGGGGCGCCGCCCCGCCGGCCCAGGCACCCGCGCCGCCTCCGGCGCCTCTCGCGGCACGGCCTGCGCCCGCGCCCGACTACACGACCGTGCTCAACAGCCCGGAGCCTGATCGCAAGAAGATCCAAGAATCGCTGCGCACGCTCGACAAGTACAACGGCCCGATCGACGGCAACCTGCAATCCGAAGCTACGATCAAGGCGATCGGCGAGTGGCAGAAGGGCCGCAATACGCCCGTCGTTGGCAAGCTGACGCCGCAGGAGGCGGCCCAGCTCAACGCCGAGGCCAGCCGCGCGCCGATCCGCCGCCTCGAACCGCCGCCGCCGCAGACCGCCCAGCCGGTCCCGCTGGCGCCGGCCAGGCCCTCCAACGCCGATGTCCTCAAGGCGCTGCAGGACAGGCTCGCCGAACGCCGCAAGGCCGCCGAACCCAAGGCGAACGCTGCCGCGCAGGCGCTGGTGCGGGACCTCAAGGCCTACGTCGCCGCCGACGGCAAGGGCGTGGCGGGTGACCAGTTCGCCGACTTCGCCAAGTGGTACGCCGACAACAAGGCGGCCGGCCGCACCGTCGGCGAGATCACGCCGGTCATCGACGACTACGGCGACGCCAAGGCTGGCGCGGCGACGACGATCGAGATCAGGTTCGAGACGAAGCAGGGCGACAAGACCTACGGCCAGTGCCTGGTCTTCGCCTGGATCGAAAGCACCCCGCGCAAGAACCCGCAGGCTTTCGGCTGCAACGACGTCGCCGCAGTCGAGAAGTGGAAGACGGACCAGGCGCTCAAGAGCGCCTGGCGATAG
- a CDS encoding bifunctional helix-turn-helix transcriptional regulator/GNAT family N-acetyltransferase produces the protein MAVSSLASRIEAVRRFSRFYTRRIGVLEETLLHSPFTLPEGRLVYEIANRDRPTAQELCRDLGLDPGYVSRLLQALEKRGCVARKRSTADKRQTELTLTAKGQRLWAAMNERSRQDIANLLAELPIARQDRLVKALETVESLLDEPPEKRVPFTLRPHQPGDLGWIIRRQTQLYATEYGWDGTFEAMLAEISAKFIRKFDPKSDNCWIAERNGEIAGSVFLVRAGKTTGQLRMLYVEPSARGLGIGQSLVAACIEDARAKGYKKLMLWTNDILVSARKIYIAAGFRLIREEKHDSFGKKLVGQFWSLDL, from the coding sequence ATGGCAGTGTCGTCGCTCGCGTCCCGCATCGAGGCGGTGCGCCGCTTCTCGCGCTTCTACACCCGCCGCATCGGCGTGCTGGAAGAGACCCTCCTGCACAGCCCGTTCACCCTGCCCGAGGGGCGGCTGGTTTACGAGATCGCCAACCGCGACCGTCCGACGGCGCAGGAACTCTGCCGCGATCTCGGCCTCGATCCGGGCTATGTCAGCCGGCTGCTGCAGGCACTGGAGAAGCGGGGCTGCGTCGCGCGCAAGCGGTCGACCGCCGACAAGCGCCAGACCGAGCTGACCCTGACGGCCAAGGGCCAGCGGTTGTGGGCCGCCATGAACGAGCGCTCGCGCCAGGACATCGCGAACCTGCTGGCCGAACTGCCGATCGCGCGCCAGGACAGGCTCGTGAAGGCGCTGGAGACCGTCGAGTCGCTGCTCGACGAGCCGCCGGAAAAGCGCGTGCCCTTTACGCTGCGGCCGCACCAGCCGGGCGACCTCGGCTGGATCATCCGCCGCCAGACCCAGCTCTATGCCACCGAGTATGGCTGGGACGGGACCTTCGAGGCGATGCTCGCGGAGATTTCCGCAAAGTTCATTCGGAAGTTCGACCCGAAGTCGGACAATTGCTGGATCGCCGAGCGCAACGGCGAGATCGCGGGATCGGTCTTCCTCGTGCGCGCCGGCAAGACCACTGGACAGTTGCGCATGCTCTACGTCGAACCCTCGGCGCGCGGCCTCGGCATCGGCCAGAGTCTGGTCGCGGCCTGCATCGAGGATGCCCGCGCGAAGGGCTACAAAAAGCTGATGCTGTGGACCAACGACATCCTGGTCTCGGCCCGCAAGATCTACATCGCGGCCGGCTTCCGGCTCATCCGGGAGGAGAAGCACGACAGTTTCGGCAAGAAGCTGGTCGGGCAGTTCTGGAGCCTCGATCTGTGA
- the nthA gene encoding nitrile hydratase subunit alpha, whose product MPDQTHHHQATAPVEKRVDAIQEAFQERGMEPENFIREFKHLAEEEWVPENGARVVAKAWTDPAFRERLFANGRDAVTELGLSMPPHHRHLVVLENTPKVHNVICCTLCSCTAFSIIGLPPDWYKDLEYRARVVRQSRTVLKEMGLELPADMEIRVWDTTADTRYMVLPVRPAGTEGWSEEKLAGLVTKDAMIGVSRL is encoded by the coding sequence ATGCCCGATCAGACTCACCACCACCAAGCCACCGCCCCCGTGGAGAAGCGCGTCGACGCGATCCAGGAAGCCTTCCAGGAGCGTGGCATGGAGCCCGAGAATTTCATCCGCGAGTTCAAGCATCTCGCCGAGGAGGAATGGGTGCCGGAAAACGGCGCGCGCGTGGTCGCCAAGGCCTGGACCGATCCCGCCTTCCGCGAGCGCCTGTTCGCCAACGGCCGCGACGCCGTCACCGAACTCGGCCTGTCGATGCCGCCGCATCACCGGCACCTGGTCGTGCTGGAGAACACGCCGAAGGTTCACAACGTGATCTGCTGCACCCTCTGCTCGTGCACGGCCTTCTCGATCATCGGCCTGCCGCCGGACTGGTACAAGGACCTGGAGTACCGCGCCCGCGTCGTGCGCCAGTCGCGCACCGTGCTGAAGGAGATGGGGCTGGAGCTGCCGGCCGACATGGAAATCCGCGTCTGGGATACCACGGCCGACACCCGCTACATGGTGCTGCCGGTGCGCCCCGCCGGCACCGAGGGATGGTCCGAGGAGAAGCTCGCCGGACTCGTCACCAAGGACGCCATGATTGGCGTCTCGCGCCTCTAG
- a CDS encoding tartrate dehydrogenase: MKTYKIAAIPGDGIGTEVVSAGVEVLEAIAKREGSFAFKIDHFDWGGDYYKKHGRMMPVDGRDQIARHDAILFGSAGHPDIPDHVTLWGLRLAICQPFDQYANVRPTRVLPGITSPLRHVNGNELDWVIVRENSEGEYSGVGGRVHQGSPIEAATDVSMFTRAGVERILRFAFRLAQSRPRKLLTVVTKSNAQRHAMVMWDEIAVEVAADFKDVTWDKMLVDAMTMRMVMKPGSIDTVVATNLHADILSDLAAALAGSLGIAPTANLNPERTYPSMFEPIHGSAFDIMGKGVANPVGTFWSAVMMLEHLGEPAAAGRLMKAIERVTADKRFHTPDLGGTARTADVTKAVIEAIHGANV, translated from the coding sequence ATGAAAACCTACAAGATCGCCGCCATTCCCGGCGACGGAATCGGCACCGAAGTCGTGTCTGCCGGCGTAGAGGTGCTCGAAGCCATCGCCAAGCGGGAGGGCAGTTTCGCCTTCAAGATCGACCACTTTGACTGGGGAGGCGACTACTACAAGAAGCACGGCCGCATGATGCCGGTAGACGGGCGCGACCAGATCGCCAGGCACGACGCGATCCTCTTCGGCTCGGCCGGCCACCCCGACATTCCCGACCACGTCACCCTGTGGGGCCTGCGTCTCGCGATCTGCCAGCCTTTCGACCAGTACGCCAATGTCCGTCCGACGCGGGTGCTGCCGGGCATCACCTCGCCGCTCCGCCATGTGAACGGCAACGAACTCGACTGGGTGATCGTGCGCGAGAATTCGGAGGGCGAGTATTCCGGTGTCGGCGGCCGCGTCCACCAGGGCTCGCCGATCGAGGCCGCGACCGACGTATCCATGTTCACGCGCGCCGGCGTCGAACGCATCCTGCGCTTCGCCTTCAGGCTGGCGCAGTCGAGGCCTCGCAAGCTTCTCACCGTCGTCACCAAGTCGAACGCCCAGCGCCATGCCATGGTGATGTGGGACGAGATCGCCGTCGAGGTCGCCGCCGACTTCAAGGATGTGACCTGGGACAAGATGCTGGTCGATGCCATGACCATGCGCATGGTGATGAAACCCGGCAGCATCGACACGGTGGTGGCGACCAACCTGCACGCCGACATCCTCTCCGACCTTGCCGCAGCACTTGCCGGCTCGCTCGGCATTGCACCGACGGCCAACCTCAACCCCGAGCGCACCTACCCCTCGATGTTCGAGCCGATCCACGGCTCTGCCTTCGACATCATGGGCAAGGGCGTGGCCAATCCCGTCGGCACTTTCTGGTCGGCGGTAATGATGCTGGAACATCTCGGCGAGCCCGCGGCCGCCGGCCGCCTGATGAAGGCGATCGAACGCGTGACCGCCGACAAGCGCTTCCACACCCCTGACCTCGGCGGCACGGCGCGCACGGCCGACGTCACCAAGGCCGTGATCGAGGCGATCCACGGGGCGAACGTCTAG
- a CDS encoding tripartite tricarboxylate transporter substrate-binding protein: MSLFRRALLTGALLAAATVASAGPALAQAAYPNKPITLVVPAAAGGPTDTVARLIAESMTKTLGQTVVVENVGGAGGTIGMAKVARAAPDGYTIAVWHIAQATAPALYDGLKYDVVSDFDHLGRITDVPMTLVSKAALPPKDIAEIVAWMKANQGKATYGHAGIGSASHLCMLILMKELGIKMEGVGYRGTGPAMNDLISGTFDVMCDQTTNTTGHIKDGRIKGYAVTTKSKVSSVPGLPTLDGGVLPGFEVSAWHALWAPKGLPKDVTDKLVSALKVALKDPKVVERFAGLGTEPVAEAQVSPQALKTYLEAEVKRWDAVIKAAGVKASN, translated from the coding sequence ATGAGCCTTTTCCGTCGTGCCCTGCTGACCGGGGCGCTGTTGGCCGCTGCAACCGTCGCTTCGGCCGGGCCCGCCCTTGCGCAGGCCGCCTATCCCAACAAGCCGATCACGCTCGTGGTGCCTGCCGCGGCCGGCGGTCCGACCGACACGGTGGCGCGCCTGATCGCCGAATCGATGACCAAGACGCTGGGCCAGACGGTCGTGGTGGAGAATGTCGGCGGCGCCGGCGGCACGATCGGCATGGCCAAGGTCGCCCGCGCCGCGCCCGACGGCTACACGATCGCCGTCTGGCATATCGCGCAGGCCACCGCCCCCGCCCTCTATGACGGCCTCAAGTACGACGTCGTCAGCGACTTCGACCATCTCGGCCGCATCACCGACGTGCCCATGACCCTGGTCTCGAAGGCCGCCCTCCCGCCCAAGGACATCGCCGAGATCGTGGCCTGGATGAAGGCCAACCAGGGCAAGGCGACCTACGGTCATGCCGGCATCGGTTCGGCCTCGCATCTCTGCATGCTGATCCTGATGAAGGAACTCGGCATCAAGATGGAAGGCGTCGGCTATCGCGGCACCGGGCCCGCGATGAACGACCTGATCAGCGGCACTTTCGACGTGATGTGCGACCAGACGACCAACACGACCGGGCACATCAAGGATGGGCGCATCAAGGGCTACGCTGTCACCACCAAGTCCAAGGTCTCGTCCGTGCCCGGCCTGCCGACGCTGGACGGCGGCGTCCTGCCCGGCTTCGAGGTCTCGGCCTGGCATGCGCTGTGGGCCCCCAAGGGACTGCCCAAGGACGTGACCGACAAGCTCGTGTCGGCCCTCAAGGTAGCGCTGAAGGACCCCAAGGTGGTCGAGCGCTTCGCCGGTCTTGGCACCGAGCCTGTCGCCGAGGCGCAGGTCAGCCCCCAGGCACTCAAGACCTATCTGGAAGCGGAAGTGAAGCGCTGGGACGCCGTGATCAAGGCGGCTGGCGTCAAGGCCAGCAATTGA
- a CDS encoding DMT family transporter: MSRPGPLWAAAGTGIQVGAAMVATRYVVDAAGPGSLGFLRYLIGLVCLVPALWLRPWRTIAPRDLVPIGLLGIGQFAALIVLLNYSLLHIPAARASLLFSTFPLMTMTLSALLGRERFTPAKIAGALLTFAGVAIALGGAAITAEPQHGSAWLGTAAALASAFCGAVCSISYAPYVARYSALPVTAFAMFVAVLALAGIAGAEGLFATWPAFTAGEAAAIVFIGVSSGIGFFLWVYALGNAPPTLVTIFLGLGPVTAALGGTALLGEPLPVAALLGLACVLAGLWIALKPGAQAD; the protein is encoded by the coding sequence GTGAGCCGGCCCGGCCCGCTCTGGGCCGCCGCCGGGACCGGCATCCAGGTCGGGGCCGCGATGGTGGCGACGCGCTATGTCGTCGATGCGGCGGGGCCGGGGTCACTGGGCTTCCTGCGCTACCTGATCGGGCTCGTCTGCCTTGTGCCGGCGCTATGGCTGCGGCCCTGGCGAACCATCGCTCCGCGCGATCTCGTGCCGATCGGGCTTCTGGGGATCGGCCAGTTCGCGGCGCTGATCGTGCTGCTGAACTATTCGCTGCTGCACATCCCCGCGGCACGCGCCTCGCTGCTGTTCTCGACCTTCCCGCTGATGACGATGACCCTGTCGGCGCTGCTCGGGCGCGAGCGATTTACGCCAGCCAAGATCGCGGGCGCGCTGCTCACCTTCGCGGGCGTCGCGATCGCGCTGGGAGGGGCGGCGATCACGGCCGAGCCGCAGCACGGGTCAGCGTGGCTGGGCACGGCGGCGGCGCTGGCTTCGGCCTTCTGCGGCGCCGTCTGCTCGATCTCCTACGCGCCCTACGTCGCGCGCTACTCGGCGCTGCCCGTGACCGCCTTTGCCATGTTCGTGGCCGTCCTGGCGCTGGCGGGGATTGCCGGCGCCGAAGGTCTGTTCGCGACGTGGCCCGCCTTCACGGCCGGAGAGGCGGCGGCCATCGTATTCATCGGCGTGTCGAGCGGCATCGGCTTCTTCCTATGGGTCTATGCGCTGGGGAATGCGCCGCCGACGCTGGTCACGATCTTCCTGGGGCTCGGGCCCGTGACGGCGGCGCTGGGCGGCACCGCGCTGCTGGGCGAGCCTCTGCCGGTGGCGGCGTTGCTTGGCCTTGCATGCGTCTTGGCGGGCCTATGGATAGCGCTGAAGCCCGGAGCGCAAGCTGACTAA
- a CDS encoding FtsB family cell division protein, translating into MPAGTPHMLLRPRQILAPVIFATVFGYFGYHLVNGDRGLLAMAHLQREVLVAEQNLAEAETTRKIWERRVAALRNQSLEPDMLDERARVLLNFARKDDVIVFMPTR; encoded by the coding sequence ATGCCTGCAGGAACGCCGCATATGTTGTTGAGACCCCGTCAGATTTTGGCTCCCGTCATCTTCGCCACAGTATTCGGTTATTTCGGATACCACCTGGTGAACGGTGACCGCGGCCTGCTGGCCATGGCCCATCTCCAGCGCGAAGTGCTGGTCGCCGAGCAGAACCTCGCCGAGGCCGAGACGACCCGCAAGATCTGGGAACGCCGCGTCGCGGCGCTGCGCAACCAGAGCCTCGAACCGGACATGCTGGACGAGCGCGCGCGCGTCCTGCTGAACTTCGCGCGCAAGGACGACGTCATCGTCTTCATGCCGACGCGCTGA
- a CDS encoding LysR family transcriptional regulator, with product MDLHQLRCFVAVAEELHFGRAARRLDMLPSALSRAIRLLETSLGAPLLLRTTRNVMLSQDGAAFVDDARGLLARADALAAEVRERGRRRSRSLIRVGAIDTAAAGLVPALLHDFRELRAAAAVQLVEDKTVRLVPKLLSGRLDIAFIRPPERLDKRIETMMLFHETPVVAVPSRHRLAGRRRLSIEALADEPMIVPDRSARPHSHDLTIKLFERAGLRPKLAQSAEEKQTIVHLVAAGLGVAIVPRSAARLGVTGVRFVPLASRDALGLDLLPMAAAWLRNARDPLRDEILDLLRLHLPRYAAGV from the coding sequence GTGGACCTGCATCAGCTTCGCTGCTTCGTCGCGGTCGCCGAGGAACTTCACTTCGGCCGGGCGGCACGCCGTCTCGACATGCTGCCGTCGGCGCTCAGCCGTGCGATTCGCCTGCTCGAAACCTCACTCGGTGCTCCCCTGCTGCTGCGTACCACGCGCAACGTGATGCTGTCGCAGGACGGCGCGGCCTTTGTCGACGATGCCCGTGGATTGCTGGCGCGGGCCGATGCGCTCGCCGCAGAGGTGCGCGAGCGTGGCCGCCGGCGGTCGCGCAGCCTCATCCGGGTGGGCGCGATCGACACCGCCGCGGCCGGCCTGGTGCCGGCGCTGCTGCACGACTTTCGCGAATTGCGCGCCGCGGCGGCCGTGCAGCTCGTCGAGGACAAGACCGTGCGCCTGGTGCCGAAGCTCCTGTCGGGCCGGCTCGACATCGCCTTCATCCGGCCGCCCGAGCGGCTCGACAAGCGGATCGAGACGATGATGCTCTTCCACGAGACGCCGGTCGTCGCCGTGCCGTCGCGTCACCGGCTGGCGGGCCGGCGCCGGCTTTCCATCGAGGCGCTGGCGGACGAGCCGATGATCGTGCCCGACCGCAGCGCGCGGCCGCACAGCCACGACCTCACGATCAAACTGTTCGAGCGGGCCGGCCTTCGCCCCAAGCTGGCGCAGAGTGCCGAGGAGAAGCAGACCATCGTACACCTCGTCGCCGCCGGCCTGGGCGTGGCGATCGTGCCGCGGTCGGCGGCACGCCTGGGTGTCACGGGCGTCCGCTTCGTGCCGCTCGCCTCCCGCGACGCGCTCGGCCTCGACCTCCTGCCGATGGCAGCCGCCTGGCTGCGCAACGCACGCGACCCGCTGCGCGACGAAATCCTCGACCTGCTCCGCCTGCACCTGCCGCGCTACGCGGCGGGGGTGTAA
- the nthB gene encoding nitrile hydratase subunit beta, translating to MDGMHDLGGKHGFGRVRYSLRAQTFHEPWEKRVNALYSLAVKLGIFNMDEYRHAIERMEPRHYLSASYYERSLTSLATLCVEKGILTQEELDRRAGGAFPLSSPSAPGRGNVATRETLKVGDKVTVKTDYVPGHVRMPGYIRGKSGVVVGVSPPYPFPDAHGHGIEAEDEPTYDVRFDSRDLWSDSADPAFVHVGVFESYLERAA from the coding sequence ATGGACGGCATGCACGATCTCGGCGGCAAGCATGGCTTCGGCCGGGTCCGCTATTCGCTCCGCGCCCAGACCTTCCACGAACCGTGGGAGAAGCGGGTCAACGCCCTCTATTCGCTGGCCGTGAAGCTCGGCATCTTCAACATGGACGAGTATCGCCACGCCATCGAGCGCATGGAGCCGCGACACTATCTGTCGGCCAGCTACTACGAACGCTCGTTGACGAGCCTCGCGACCCTGTGCGTGGAGAAAGGCATCCTCACCCAGGAGGAGCTGGATCGCCGCGCCGGAGGCGCCTTCCCGCTTTCCTCGCCCAGCGCACCCGGCCGCGGCAACGTCGCCACGCGCGAGACGCTGAAGGTCGGCGACAAGGTCACGGTGAAGACGGATTACGTTCCGGGTCACGTCCGCATGCCGGGCTACATTCGCGGCAAGAGCGGCGTCGTGGTCGGCGTGTCGCCGCCCTACCCGTTCCCCGACGCCCATGGCCACGGCATCGAAGCCGAAGACGAGCCGACTTACGACGTCCGTTTCGATTCGCGCGACCTGTGGTCGGACTCCGCCGACCCGGCCTTCGTCCATGTCGGCGTCTTCGAGAGCTACCTCGAGCGCGCGGCGTAG
- the eno gene encoding phosphopyruvate hydratase gives MSAIAEVRGREILDSRGNPTVEVEVELDSGAVGRAAVPSGASTGAHEAVELRDGDKKRYGGKGVLKAVAAVNGEIMDLLSGLDALEQIKIDRALIELDGTPNKGRLGANAILGVSLAVAKAAAMDSGLPLYRYVGGSQASVLPVPLMNIINGGAHADNPIDIQEFMIMPVKADRFADALRMGAEVFHALRGQLHDAGHNTNVGDEGGFAPNLATADEALSFVMKAIEKAGYKPGEDVMLALDPASTEFFKKGKYEMEGEGKSFDAAGMVDYYADLVKRYPIVSIEDGMAEDDMKGWKAITDKLGKKIQLVGDDLFVTNPKRLEQGIKDGLANAILVKVNQIGTLTETMEAVSMARNASYGAVMSHRSGETEDATIADLAVATNCGQIKTGSLSRSDRLAKYNQLLRIEEQLGTQARYAGTSILRG, from the coding sequence ATGAGCGCCATAGCTGAAGTCCGCGGCCGCGAAATCCTCGACAGCCGTGGCAATCCCACCGTCGAAGTGGAGGTCGAACTCGACAGCGGCGCGGTCGGCCGCGCGGCCGTCCCATCCGGCGCCTCGACCGGCGCCCACGAGGCGGTCGAACTGCGCGACGGCGACAAGAAGCGCTACGGCGGCAAGGGCGTTCTGAAGGCGGTAGCGGCGGTGAACGGCGAGATCATGGACCTGCTGTCCGGCCTCGACGCGCTGGAGCAGATCAAGATCGACCGCGCCCTGATCGAGCTCGACGGCACCCCGAACAAGGGCCGCCTCGGCGCCAACGCCATTCTCGGCGTCTCGCTGGCCGTCGCCAAGGCCGCCGCGATGGACAGCGGCCTGCCGCTCTATCGCTATGTCGGCGGTAGCCAGGCCTCGGTGCTGCCGGTGCCGCTGATGAACATCATCAACGGCGGCGCCCATGCCGACAATCCGATCGACATCCAGGAATTCATGATCATGCCGGTGAAGGCGGATCGCTTCGCCGACGCGCTGCGCATGGGCGCGGAAGTCTTCCACGCGCTGCGCGGCCAGCTGCACGATGCCGGCCACAACACCAACGTGGGCGACGAGGGCGGCTTCGCCCCGAACCTCGCCACCGCCGACGAGGCGCTGTCCTTCGTCATGAAGGCGATTGAGAAGGCCGGCTACAAGCCCGGCGAGGACGTCATGCTGGCGCTCGACCCGGCCTCGACCGAGTTCTTCAAGAAGGGCAAGTACGAGATGGAGGGCGAGGGCAAGTCGTTCGATGCCGCCGGCATGGTCGACTACTACGCCGATCTCGTGAAGCGCTACCCGATCGTGTCGATCGAGGACGGCATGGCCGAGGACGACATGAAGGGCTGGAAGGCCATCACCGACAAGCTCGGCAAGAAGATCCAGCTGGTGGGCGACGACCTGTTCGTCACCAACCCGAAGCGCCTGGAGCAGGGCATCAAGGACGGGCTCGCCAACGCGATCCTGGTCAAGGTCAACCAGATCGGCACGCTGACCGAGACGATGGAAGCGGTCTCGATGGCGCGCAACGCCAGCTACGGCGCCGTCATGTCCCACCGTTCGGGCGAGACCGAGGATGCGACCATCGCCGACCTCGCGGTCGCCACCAACTGCGGCCAGATCAAGACCGGCTCGCTGTCGCGCTCTGATCGGCTGGCCAAGTATAACCAGCTCCTGCGCATCGAGGAGCAGCTCGGCACCCAGGCGCGCTACGCCGGGACATCGATCCTGCGGGGTTGA
- a CDS encoding glutathione S-transferase family protein → MSGLIIWTYDWVPKGPRGFVRDLRLRWACEEAGLPYSVRTVPFDGRETNHLAQQPFGQVPFLTDGDLKMFESGAGLMHLARKSEKLMPRDPAGEAATLQWMFAALNSIEMVSVPWWFLTMTGQPDNALTGWMGNRLDQLEKVLGGRQWLAADRFTAADLLMADVLRVGKVRAFGDRPATEAYVTRVTDRPAFKKVHADQMAHFAAADAKRAAADS, encoded by the coding sequence ATGAGCGGACTGATCATCTGGACGTACGACTGGGTGCCCAAGGGCCCGCGCGGCTTCGTGCGCGACCTCCGGCTGCGATGGGCCTGCGAGGAAGCCGGTCTCCCCTATTCCGTGCGCACCGTGCCGTTCGATGGGCGCGAGACCAATCACCTGGCGCAGCAGCCGTTCGGCCAGGTGCCCTTCCTGACCGATGGCGACCTGAAAATGTTCGAGAGCGGCGCCGGGCTGATGCATCTCGCCCGCAAGAGCGAAAAGCTGATGCCGCGCGATCCTGCCGGGGAAGCCGCGACCCTTCAGTGGATGTTCGCCGCGCTCAACTCGATCGAGATGGTGAGCGTGCCATGGTGGTTCCTGACCATGACGGGCCAGCCCGACAATGCCCTCACCGGCTGGATGGGCAACCGGCTCGACCAGCTCGAGAAGGTACTGGGCGGGCGGCAATGGTTGGCGGCCGATCGCTTCACCGCAGCCGACCTGCTGATGGCGGACGTCCTGCGCGTCGGCAAGGTCCGCGCCTTCGGTGACCGGCCGGCGACCGAAGCCTACGTGACCCGCGTCACCGACCGACCCGCGTTCAAGAAGGTCCACGCCGACCAGATGGCACATTTCGCGGCGGCCGACGCGAAAAGAGCGGCAGCTGACTCTTAG